From a single Ochotona princeps isolate mOchPri1 chromosome 12, mOchPri1.hap1, whole genome shotgun sequence genomic region:
- the FAM216B gene encoding protein FAM216B, whose translation MGKNGKRQQRLRNGPQIPCIQVPYSASDTSLMKGLTQGQQRYFYSIMRIYDSRPQWEALKMRYLHSLQHQQLHGYITQREALSCAAVLRDSTRRAAAKVASHRPVLQKSSAMVGKCPSARSVVPRRARNTGH comes from the exons atgggaaaaaatgggaaaagacAGCAGAGGCTTCGAAATGGTCCACAGATTCCTTGCATCCAAGTTCCTTACTCTGCCTCTGATACTTCATTGATGAAG GGCCTAACTCAAGGGCAACAGCGCTACTTTTACAGCATCATGAGGATTTATGACTCCAGGCCTCAGTGGGAAGCTCTGAAGATGCGCTACCTTCACAGCCTTCAGCACCAGCAGCTGCATG GCTATATTACTCAACGGGAAGCCCTGTCCTGTGCCGCTGTACTTAGAGATTCAACCCGGAGAGCAGCAGCCAAGGTTGCTTCTCACAGGCCTGTTCTCCAGAAGTCTTCAGCCATGGTGGGAAAATGTCCATCAGCCCGATCTGTTGTTCCTCGCAGAGCCCGGAACACAGGGCACTGA